The stretch of DNA AGACTTTTCTGTACTCTCCATAAAAATATATTAATAAATGTATTGGATAATCCTACAGCCAATAAAAATATCGCATGAACCGTTAGCAGAGTAATTAATTCTGGAGAAAGATAGCTTTGAGGATGCAATTTTCCTACGATATAGGTCTTTATTAACTTTAGCCCTTTCACTCTTTTCGCCCCCCATCGTAATATATCAACCATTACATGTCTAACATATCTATATGGTTCACAGTTCACAGTTAAAATCGACATGGGGACGGTTCCTCAGTCGCATGAAAAGCGCATTCGACAGACCAACCGTCCCCATGTCGAAGCCCCTCTTACGTGCTTTTACATAAAATCTATTTAAATGCATGTTTAATAACAATAAAATAAATAAGACATCACAAAGGATGTCTTATTTATTTTATTGTTATTTGCTTTCTTTGCTTTCCAGGTATTCATTCAATTCTTGTACTAACTTTTCTGCATCTATACCATGAATCGCACATGCATCAGCGATACTTTCACCGGATGATGAAGGACATCCCAGACAATGCATTCCAGCCTTCATAAAAATCGGTGCTGTACCCCTATCCATCCTTAGTACATCGGAAATAATTGTATCTAAAGTTACTTTTGGCATCACACGCCCTCCTTTATTTTTAGAATAGCTCGGAGTTTGGAGCTCGGAGTCCGGAATTTTTTAAATATCTAAATCCAAAACATTCCGGATCGGCAACTACTAACTTTGAACTAATTCCTTATTATTTTTTAGGTATATTGACTTAGCAGTCAATTATATTAATTTATTTTTTCCTACCTATATATATTATATACTATTAGAATTATAAAATGCAATGCTTTCATATTGTTTTCTTCCGGTTTCATAAAGGTTGTTACCTTTAGAATCTATTATTACTACTGCAGGAAATTTTTCAACTGTCAATTTTCTAATTGCTTCGGTGCCCAAATCTTCATATGCAACAATCTCTTCACTTTTTACGGTTTTTGCGATAAGTGCCCCGGCTCCACCAATAGCACCGAAATATACCGCCCCATACTGTGTCATAGCATCAATGACCTGTTTGCTTCTTAGTCCTTTTCCTATCATTCCGGTTAATCCTTTTTCGATTAAAAGGGGTGCATATGCGTCCATTCTGCCGCTTGTTGTAGGTCCGCATGAGCCAATTACCTGTCCCGGCTTCGCAGGACATGGTCCTACATAATAAATAATTTGATTTTCAATATCAAAAGGTAATGCTTCACCCTTCTCAAGTGCCTCTATCATTCGCTTATGAGCGGCATCCCTTCCTGTATAAATTGTTCCCGATATTAATACGCTATCTCCGGCCTTCAGGTCTTTTAATTTATCTTTTGTCAATGGTGTTTGAATGTGAATTTCCATGTTAATCCCCCAATACATCCCTCTACACGAAAATTATAAGGATATGAGTGTATTTAATTTAGTTGAAAAATATTATTCAACAGGTTCTAAGCCTTTCCGGAACCTCTTTCCATAATATTTATCAACTAAAAAATGTACGCCTTAAGAATATTTTCACATTTTTTGCGCAAGC from Petroclostridium xylanilyticum encodes:
- a CDS encoding Fe-S-containing hydro-lyase; the protein is MEIHIQTPLTKDKLKDLKAGDSVLISGTIYTGRDAAHKRMIEALEKGEALPFDIENQIIYYVGPCPAKPGQVIGSCGPTTSGRMDAYAPLLIEKGLTGMIGKGLRSKQVIDAMTQYGAVYFGAIGGAGALIAKTVKSEEIVAYEDLGTEAIRKLTVEKFPAVVIIDSKGNNLYETGRKQYESIAFYNSNSI
- a CDS encoding DUF1858 domain-containing protein; amino-acid sequence: MPKVTLDTIISDVLRMDRGTAPIFMKAGMHCLGCPSSSGESIADACAIHGIDAEKLVQELNEYLESKESK